One Notolabrus celidotus isolate fNotCel1 chromosome 16, fNotCel1.pri, whole genome shotgun sequence DNA window includes the following coding sequences:
- the sytl1 gene encoding synaptotagmin-like protein 1 isoform X2: protein MADSSLDLSHLTEEEQSRILQVIQRDLELRRLDEGRVRILEQTETDPTRLRSLTGVWFNEERSKRHNNRASVCTIVHATLRHRKTKSRDVSLTELFHGEKEKSSHNNNSSPEAYKRLTEQNGGSPESLKTSPTPRTKSQITKGLPYRNSSSSSKEYERSNGHSEDLEEDYDYHNGDTESLSSSLTEPASLKNSSSTGSLQSGYTLSGSMMSLFSTGDFGVVEVRGRIQFSLVYDTQKEELRINVNRCEDIASARKNRSDPYVKSYLLPDKSSQSKKKTSVKKKTLNPVYDQTLRYKVRKGEIRSRTLNLSVWHAEPLGRNVFLGEVEVALGLWDWTCTQPLWQDLQPRVHLNPDSISSRGTIVLSIKFIPDGYEGGGLPLTGELHIWLREAQSLLTNKGGAIDSFVRSYILPDASRQSGQKTRMIKNAISPTYNHTMVYDGFHTSDLREACAELTVWQREGLKTNVLGGIRLSCGTGQSYGEAVSWMDSTEEEVAVWTSMITNPNHWIDATLPIRTSLAHRSE, encoded by the exons ATGGCTGACTCTTCCCTGGACCTGAGTCACctgacagaggaggagcagtCCCGCATCCTGCAGGTCATACAGCGGGACCTGGAGCTGCGTCGTCTCGATGAAGGAAGAGTAAG GATCCTcgagcagacagagacagacccAACACGTCTGCGCTCCTTGACAGGGGTGTGGTTCAATGAGGAGCGCAGCAAACGCCACAACAACCGGGCGTCAGTTTGCACCATTGTCCATGCCACCCTCCGCCACCGGAAGACCAAGAGCAGAG ATGTGTCCCTGACTGAACTGTTCCATGGCGAGAAAGAGAAATCCTCACACAACAACAACTCATCTCCCGAAGCTTACAAAAGACTGACAGAGCAGAATGGAGG CAGTCCAGAGAGTTTGAAAACCTCTCCTACACCCAgaacaaaaagtcaaataacAAAG GGTCTCCCGTACAGAAATAGTTCCTCCTCATCCAAAG AGTATGAAAGAAGTAACGGCCACTCAGAAGACCTTGAG GAAGACTATGACTATCACAACGGGGACACTGAGTCTCTGAGCAGCAGCCTGACTGAGCCAGCATCTCTGAAAAACAGCAGCTCCACCGGCAGCCTTCAATCAGGCTACACG ctCAGCGGGAGCATGATGAGTCTCTTCAGCACTGGGGATTTTGGAGTGGTGGAGGTGAGGGGCCGTATCCAGTTTTCATTGGTGTATGACACCCagaaggaggagctgaggaTCAATGTGAATCGCTGTGAGGACATCGCTTCGGCACGCAAGAATCGTTCAGACCC ATATGTTAAATCATATCTCCTGCCAGACAAGTCGAGTCAAAGTAAGAAGAAAACCTcagtgaagaagaagactcTGAACCCAGTCTATGATCAGACGCTCCGA TATAAAGTACGGAAGGGAGAGATACGGAGCCGGACCTTGAACCTGTCAGTGTGGCATGCTGAGCCCCTTGGGAGGAATGTGTTTCTTGGAGAGGTGGAGGTGGCTCTGGGCCTCTGGGACTGGACATGCACTCAACCACTATGGCAGGATCTGCAACCTCGG GTTCATTTGAATCCAGACTCCATTAGCAGTCGCGGGACCATCGTGCTCTCTATTAAGTTCATCCCAGATGGCTATGAGG GTGGTGGTCTGCCTCTGACAGGAGAGCTTCATATCTGGCTTCGAGAGGCTCAAAGTCTCCTGACCAACAAAGGGGGCGCTATAGACTCATTTGTTCGAAG CTACATACTCCCAGATGCTAGTCGGCAAAGCGGTCAGAAGACGCGGATGATTAAGAACGCCATCAGCCCCACCTACAACCACACCATGGTGTATGACGGCTTCCATACCAGTGACCTGAGAGAGGCCTGCGCCGAGCTGACTGTGTGGCAGCGTgaagggttaaaaacaaacgTCTTAGGAGGCATTCGTTTAAGCTGTGGAACAG GTCAAAGCTATGGAGAAGCTGTCAGCTGGATGGACTCTACGGAAGAGGAGGTTGCTGTGTGGACCTCCATGATCACAAACCCAAACCACTGGATTGATGCTACATTACCAATCAGAACTAGCCTTGCACACCGGTCTGAGTGA
- the wasf2 gene encoding wiskott-Aldrich syndrome protein family member 2: MPLVTRNIEPRHVCRQTLPATIRSELECVTNISLANIIRQLGSLSKYAEDVFGELFVQAGAFAIRVNTLGDRVDRLQVKVTQLDPKEEEVSLQAITTRKAFRSSLTQDQQLFTRPSLPMPVQDTYITCNPPPPLNHLSQYRDDGKEALKFYTDPSYFFDLWKEKMLQDTKDIMKEKRKHRKEKKDHLNQRTLNPRKIKTRKEEWERRKMGEEFVVPKNDLTNSTEGLNGSIGSGDGFNSEGLELSTGSYAYEPGSPMSPPGTDDFLPPPPPDMSYNDGQYGAPPSKRVSVLSPSHPPPAPPMTSPASNSRPNMAPPPAPPPPPPPSGFGVPPPPPGFDTPPSPPPPTSIPSGYPSPPAPPPPPAMSAVCPPPPPPLPTGGGPPPPPPPPPPPGPPPSSFSNPALPSGGGMAPSSAPKPQPEPDDDPRSDLLQAIRQGFNLRKVEAQREQEKRDHFGNDVAAILSRRIAVECSDSEDDSSEFDDDEWSE; encoded by the exons CTTCCTGCCACCATCCGCAGTGAGCTGGAATGTGTCACCAATATCAGCCTGGCTAACATCATCCGCCAGCTGGGCAGCCTCA gtaAATATGCAGAGGATGTGTTCGGGGAGCTCTTTGTTCAGGCTGGAGCATTTGCGATCAGGGTCAATACGCTGGGCGACAGAGTGGATCGCCTGCAGGTTAAAGTCACCCAGCTGGACCCTAAAGAAGAGGAGG TCTCTCTGCAGGCCATAACAACCCGCAAGGCCTTCCGCAGCAGTCTGACCCAGGACCAGCAGCTCTTCACCAGACCATCTCTGCCCATGCCAGTGCAGGACACATACATCACCTGCAATCCTCCCCCACCTCTTAACCACCTCAGCCAGTACCG GGACGATGGAAAAGAGGCCTTGAAGTTTTACACTGATCCCTCCTACTTCTTCGACCTGTGGAAGGAGAAGATGCTGCAAGATACCAAGGACATCATGAAGGAGAAACGCAAGCATAGA aaggagaagaaagaccACCTGAACCAACGGACGCTCAATCCACGAAAGATCAAGACCAGGAAGGAGGAATGGGAGCGCCGCAAGATGGGGGAGGAGTTTGTGGTGCCAAAGAATGACTTGAC GAATTCCACTGAGGGTCTGAATGGCAGCATTGGATCTGGAGATGGCTTCAATTCTGAAGGCCTTGAGCTGAGCACTGGCTCCTACGCATACGAACCTGGCTCCCCTATGTCTCCGCCTGGCACTGATGACTTCctgcctcctccacctccagacATGTC GTACAATGATGGACAGTATGGAGCACCACCCTCGAAGCGTGTCAGCGTACTGAGTCCAAGCCACCCACCTCCTGCTCCCCCCATGACCTCTCCTGCATCCAACTCTCGCCCCAACATGGCacctccccctgctcctccccctcctcctccaccctctggCTTCGGAGTTCCTCCACCTCCCCCTGGCTTTGACACCCCACCTTCCCCTCCCCCGCCCACCTCTATTCCCTCTGGTTATCCCtctccacctgctcctcctcctccacctgccatgtctgctgtttgtcctcctcctccgccaccTTTGCCTACAGGTGGTGGTCCACCACCTCCCCCTCCACCACCGCCTCCACCTGGTCCTCCTCCATCATCCTTTAGCAACCCTGCTCTTCCCTCTGGAGGAGGGATGGCCCCCAGCTCTGCTCCTAAACCTCAGCCGGAGCCTGACGATGACCCTCGCAGTGACCTGCTGCAAGCCATCCGACAAG GTTTCAACCTGCGTAAGGTGGAGGCACAGAGAGAACAGGAAAAGAGGGACCACTTTGGCAATGATGTGGCTGCCATCTTGTCCCGCCGTATCGCTGTGGAGTGCAGCGACAGTGAGGATGACTCTTCAGAGTTTGACGATGATGAATGGTCCGAATGA
- the gpr186 gene encoding G protein-coupled receptor 186 yields the protein MILNASDLGWDESSGAEQFFPLDLLDRSPKYEVPPLTVWGVALCVSGTLIAAENAIVVTTILATPSLRAPVFLLLASLGLADLLAGVALILHFLFLFCVEPSDWSELLTSGLLVTSLTASLCSLMGVALDRYLSLSHALTYGSSQSRYRAAVLLLLVWLGACIIGAGPAMGWHCLGEPKSCSVARPLTRTYLSLLCGGFLVVVMVTLQLYAGICRVARRHAHAIATQRHFLPANQSYASKHSSGRGFSRLILVLSVFVGCWMPFSLWGLLGDASSPPLYTYATLVPAAGSSLLNPILYSLRHKDIRKVLLQACCPHRCTQNTHIHYPVDV from the coding sequence ATGATCCTGAACGCCTCTGATCTGGGCTGGGATGAGTCCTCAGGTGCTGAACAGTTCTTTCCTCTGGACCTGCTGGATAGGTCCCCCAAATATGAGGTCCCACCCCTCACAGTGTGGGGCGTTGCTCTATGTGTTTCAGGAACTCTTATCGCTGCTGAAAATGCAATAGTGGTCACCACCATCTTGGCCACCCCCTCTCTCCGGGCCCCTGTTTTCCTGCTGCTGGCAAGTCTTGGGCTGGCAGACCTCCTGGCAGGTGTTGCTCTGATCCTgcacttcctcttcctgttctgCGTAGAGCCCAGCGATTGGTCGGAATTGCTGACCTCAGGACTGTTGGTGACATCACTCACTGCCTCACTCTGTAGCCTGATGGGTGTCGCTTTGGACCGATACCTGTCCTTGAGCCATGCCCTGACCTATGGTTCAAGCCAATCACGTTACAGAGCTGCAGTCCTCCTGCTGCTGGTCTGGTTGGGTGCATGCATCATCGGGGCAGGACCTGCAATGGGGTGGCACTGTCTGGGAGAACCAAAATCCTGTTCTGTAGCACGACCTTTGACCCGGACTTACCTATCACTGCTGTGTGGTGGCTTCCTAGTAGTTGTAATGGTAACCCTACAATTGTACGCTGGAATCTGCCGCGTGGCAAGACGGCATGCCCACGCCATCGCTACCCAGAGGCACTTCCTCCCTGCTAACCAATCATATGCAAGTAAACATAGCAGTGGGAGGGGCTTCTCTCGGTTGATCCTGgtgctcagtgtgtttgtgggcTGCTGGATGCCTTTCTCGCTCTGGGGGCTGCTGGGAGACGCCTCCAGCCCTCCTTTGTACACCTATGCCACCCTCGTGCCCGCAGCAGGGAGCTCGCTGTTGAATCCAATCCTCTACAGTCTGAGACATAAAGACATTCGCAAGGTGCTGCTACAGGCCTGCTGCCCCCACAGatgcacacaaaacacacacatacactacccCGTGGATGTGTAG
- the cd164l2 gene encoding CD164 sialomucin-like 2 protein isoform X2, which produces MLHRSLSLLSFPLCPTTEPFLSLNYLNLDYRIPFCGQNFFYPHFPPSSLTVAVRMKTLVLKVLCSTLLLLAVVPIVCSQSDCSQAESCDLCVGDSMLNLTGCVWRLCPTGNDTGMCVTDQGDSADIAMNCSWTRVSELCTVVETVADGGGGGDSGDGSSPNPSPEFSQAKFDMSSFIGGIILVLCVQAGGFAAMRFLKSKEQSSYDPIDQPAQ; this is translated from the exons ATGTTACACagatctctgtctctgctgtcttttcctCTGTGTCCCACCACAGAACCATTTCTCAGTTTGAACTATCTTAATCTTGACTACCGAATACCCTTTTgtggtcaaaattttttttaccCACATTTTCCTCCAAGCAGCTTGACTGTTGCTGTCAGGATGAAGACGCTGGTGTTGAAGGTCCTCTGCTCCACACTGCTGCTTCTAGCTGTGGTGCCCATTGTGTGCTCACAGTCAG ATTGTTCTCAGGCtgagtcatgtgacctgtgtgttGGAGACTCCATGCTCAACCTGACAGGCTGTGTCTGGAGGCTTTGTCCAACTg GTAATGATACAGGGATGTGTGTGACTGATCAGGGAGACTCAGCAGACATCGCCATGAACTGCAGCTGGACTAGAGTGTCTGAATTGTGCACAG tTGTAGAGACAGTGGCtgatggtggaggtggaggtgactCAG GTGATGGAAGTAGCCCCAACCCTTCCCCAGAGTTCTCCCAGGCCAAGTTTGACATGTCCAGTTTCATTGGGGGTATCATACTGGTGCTGTGTGTTCAGGCAGGTGGCTTCGCTGCCATGCGCTTCCTCAAATCCAAAGAGCAGAGCAGCTATGATCCCAT AGATCAGCCAGCACAGTAA
- the sytl1 gene encoding synaptotagmin-like protein 1 isoform X1, whose amino-acid sequence MADSSLDLSHLTEEEQSRILQVIQRDLELRRLDEGRVRILEQTETDPTRLRSLTGVWFNEERSKRHNNRASVCTIVHATLRHRKTKSRDVSLTELFHGEKEKSSHNNNSSPEAYKRLTEQNGGSSPESLKTSPTPRTKSQITKGLPYRNSSSSSKEYERSNGHSEDLEEDYDYHNGDTESLSSSLTEPASLKNSSSTGSLQSGYTLSGSMMSLFSTGDFGVVEVRGRIQFSLVYDTQKEELRINVNRCEDIASARKNRSDPYVKSYLLPDKSSQSKKKTSVKKKTLNPVYDQTLRYKVRKGEIRSRTLNLSVWHAEPLGRNVFLGEVEVALGLWDWTCTQPLWQDLQPRVHLNPDSISSRGTIVLSIKFIPDGYEGGGLPLTGELHIWLREAQSLLTNKGGAIDSFVRSYILPDASRQSGQKTRMIKNAISPTYNHTMVYDGFHTSDLREACAELTVWQREGLKTNVLGGIRLSCGTGQSYGEAVSWMDSTEEEVAVWTSMITNPNHWIDATLPIRTSLAHRSE is encoded by the exons ATGGCTGACTCTTCCCTGGACCTGAGTCACctgacagaggaggagcagtCCCGCATCCTGCAGGTCATACAGCGGGACCTGGAGCTGCGTCGTCTCGATGAAGGAAGAGTAAG GATCCTcgagcagacagagacagacccAACACGTCTGCGCTCCTTGACAGGGGTGTGGTTCAATGAGGAGCGCAGCAAACGCCACAACAACCGGGCGTCAGTTTGCACCATTGTCCATGCCACCCTCCGCCACCGGAAGACCAAGAGCAGAG ATGTGTCCCTGACTGAACTGTTCCATGGCGAGAAAGAGAAATCCTCACACAACAACAACTCATCTCCCGAAGCTTACAAAAGACTGACAGAGCAGAATGGAGG AAGCAGTCCAGAGAGTTTGAAAACCTCTCCTACACCCAgaacaaaaagtcaaataacAAAG GGTCTCCCGTACAGAAATAGTTCCTCCTCATCCAAAG AGTATGAAAGAAGTAACGGCCACTCAGAAGACCTTGAG GAAGACTATGACTATCACAACGGGGACACTGAGTCTCTGAGCAGCAGCCTGACTGAGCCAGCATCTCTGAAAAACAGCAGCTCCACCGGCAGCCTTCAATCAGGCTACACG ctCAGCGGGAGCATGATGAGTCTCTTCAGCACTGGGGATTTTGGAGTGGTGGAGGTGAGGGGCCGTATCCAGTTTTCATTGGTGTATGACACCCagaaggaggagctgaggaTCAATGTGAATCGCTGTGAGGACATCGCTTCGGCACGCAAGAATCGTTCAGACCC ATATGTTAAATCATATCTCCTGCCAGACAAGTCGAGTCAAAGTAAGAAGAAAACCTcagtgaagaagaagactcTGAACCCAGTCTATGATCAGACGCTCCGA TATAAAGTACGGAAGGGAGAGATACGGAGCCGGACCTTGAACCTGTCAGTGTGGCATGCTGAGCCCCTTGGGAGGAATGTGTTTCTTGGAGAGGTGGAGGTGGCTCTGGGCCTCTGGGACTGGACATGCACTCAACCACTATGGCAGGATCTGCAACCTCGG GTTCATTTGAATCCAGACTCCATTAGCAGTCGCGGGACCATCGTGCTCTCTATTAAGTTCATCCCAGATGGCTATGAGG GTGGTGGTCTGCCTCTGACAGGAGAGCTTCATATCTGGCTTCGAGAGGCTCAAAGTCTCCTGACCAACAAAGGGGGCGCTATAGACTCATTTGTTCGAAG CTACATACTCCCAGATGCTAGTCGGCAAAGCGGTCAGAAGACGCGGATGATTAAGAACGCCATCAGCCCCACCTACAACCACACCATGGTGTATGACGGCTTCCATACCAGTGACCTGAGAGAGGCCTGCGCCGAGCTGACTGTGTGGCAGCGTgaagggttaaaaacaaacgTCTTAGGAGGCATTCGTTTAAGCTGTGGAACAG GTCAAAGCTATGGAGAAGCTGTCAGCTGGATGGACTCTACGGAAGAGGAGGTTGCTGTGTGGACCTCCATGATCACAAACCCAAACCACTGGATTGATGCTACATTACCAATCAGAACTAGCCTTGCACACCGGTCTGAGTGA
- the cd164l2 gene encoding CD164 sialomucin-like 2 protein isoform X3: MKTLVLKVLCSTLLLLAVVPIVCSQSDCSQAESCDLCVGDSMLNLTGCVWRLCPTGNDTGMCVTDQGDSADIAMNCSWTRVSELCTVVETVADGGGGGDSGDGSSPNPSPEFSQAKFDMSSFIGGIILVLCVQAGGFAAMRFLKSKEQSSYDPIDQPAQ; the protein is encoded by the exons ATGAAGACGCTGGTGTTGAAGGTCCTCTGCTCCACACTGCTGCTTCTAGCTGTGGTGCCCATTGTGTGCTCACAGTCAG ATTGTTCTCAGGCtgagtcatgtgacctgtgtgttGGAGACTCCATGCTCAACCTGACAGGCTGTGTCTGGAGGCTTTGTCCAACTg GTAATGATACAGGGATGTGTGTGACTGATCAGGGAGACTCAGCAGACATCGCCATGAACTGCAGCTGGACTAGAGTGTCTGAATTGTGCACAG tTGTAGAGACAGTGGCtgatggtggaggtggaggtgactCAG GTGATGGAAGTAGCCCCAACCCTTCCCCAGAGTTCTCCCAGGCCAAGTTTGACATGTCCAGTTTCATTGGGGGTATCATACTGGTGCTGTGTGTTCAGGCAGGTGGCTTCGCTGCCATGCGCTTCCTCAAATCCAAAGAGCAGAGCAGCTATGATCCCAT AGATCAGCCAGCACAGTAA
- the cd164l2 gene encoding CD164 sialomucin-like 2 protein isoform X1, giving the protein MLHRSLSLLSFPLCPTTEPFLSLNYLNLDYRIPFCGQNFFYPHFPPSSLTVAVRMKTLVLKVLCSTLLLLAVVPIVCSQSDCSQAESCDLCVGDSMLNLTGCVWRLCPTGNDTGMCVTDQGDSADIAMNCSWTRVSELCTVVETVADGGGGGDSGDGSSPNPSPEFSQAKFDMSSFIGGIILVLCVQAGGFAAMRFLKSKEQSSYDPM; this is encoded by the exons ATGTTACACagatctctgtctctgctgtcttttcctCTGTGTCCCACCACAGAACCATTTCTCAGTTTGAACTATCTTAATCTTGACTACCGAATACCCTTTTgtggtcaaaattttttttaccCACATTTTCCTCCAAGCAGCTTGACTGTTGCTGTCAGGATGAAGACGCTGGTGTTGAAGGTCCTCTGCTCCACACTGCTGCTTCTAGCTGTGGTGCCCATTGTGTGCTCACAGTCAG ATTGTTCTCAGGCtgagtcatgtgacctgtgtgttGGAGACTCCATGCTCAACCTGACAGGCTGTGTCTGGAGGCTTTGTCCAACTg GTAATGATACAGGGATGTGTGTGACTGATCAGGGAGACTCAGCAGACATCGCCATGAACTGCAGCTGGACTAGAGTGTCTGAATTGTGCACAG tTGTAGAGACAGTGGCtgatggtggaggtggaggtgactCAG GTGATGGAAGTAGCCCCAACCCTTCCCCAGAGTTCTCCCAGGCCAAGTTTGACATGTCCAGTTTCATTGGGGGTATCATACTGGTGCTGTGTGTTCAGGCAGGTGGCTTCGCTGCCATGCGCTTCCTCAAATCCAAAGAGCAGAGCAGCTATGATCCCATGTGA